A genomic region of Apus apus isolate bApuApu2 chromosome 24, bApuApu2.pri.cur, whole genome shotgun sequence contains the following coding sequences:
- the SMIM7 gene encoding small integral membrane protein 7: protein MIGDLLLCGTLLVNAGAVLNFRLRRKGTEGFGEETREPSTGDNIREFLLSLRYFRIFIALWNVFMMFCMIVLFGS, encoded by the exons ATGATCGGGGACCTGCTGCTCTGCGG GACGCTGCTGGTGAACGCCGGTGCTGTGCTCAACTTCAGGCT gaggaggaagggcacGGAGGGCTTCGGCGAGGAGACGAGGGAGCCCAGCACCG GTGACAATATCAGAGAGTTCTTGCTGAGTCTGAGGTATTTCCGAATCTTCATTGCCTTGTGGAATGTCTTCATGATGTTCTGCATGATCGT GTTATTTGGATCTTGA
- the TMEM38A gene encoding trimeric intracellular cation channel type A translates to MELAGALQLGELAAAFAALPVFPLFDTAYFIVSVLYLKYEPGAVEMSRKSPFASWLCAMLHCFGSYILADLLLGESPIDYFSNNSSVILATAVWYLIFFCPMNLFYKCVSFLPMKLIFVAMKEVVRVRKIAAGVHHAHHHYHHGWFIMMATGWVKGSGVALMSNFEQLLRGVWKPEKNEILHMSFPTKASLYGTILFTLQQTHWLPISEANLIFFFTMFMIVCKVFMTATHSHASPFTPLENLICPVFFGSVSSGHTSHHHDQHGASHEVSHPPPPPAKSKEELNEGSRKRKAKKAE, encoded by the exons ATGGAGCTGGCGGGGGCCCTGCAGCTTGGGGAGCTGGCGGCCGCCTTCGCCGCCCTGCCCGTCTTCCCGCTCTTCGACACGGCCTATTTCATCGTCTCCGTCCTCTACCTCAAGTACGAGCCGG GAGCCGTGGAGATGTCTCGGAAGAGCCCTTTTGCCTCCTGGCTTTGTGCCATGCTCCACTGCTTTGGAAGTTACATACTTGCTGATCTGTTACTTGGAGAATCACCTATTGATTACTTCAGTAACAACTCCAGTGTCATCCTGGCCACAGCAGTCTG GTATTTGATATTCTTCTGTCCCATGAACCTCTTCTACAAGTGTGTTAGCTTTCTGCCCATGAAGCTCATCTTTGTGGCCATGAAGGAGGTGGTCAGAGTTCGCAAAATCGCCGCTGGGGTCCACCATGCTCACCACCACTACCACCACGGGTGGTTCATCATGATGGCTACTGGATGGGTCAAAG GTTCTGGTGTTGCCTTGATGTCCAACTTTGAGCAGCTGCTGCGTGGGGTCTGGAAGCCAGAAAAGAACGAAATTCTTCATATGTCCTT CCCTACAAAGGCCAGTTTGTATGGCACAATCCTCTTCACTCTGCAACAAACCCACTGGCTCCCTATCTCTGAAGCCaacctcattttctttttcaccatGTTCATGATAGTTTGCAAG GTTTTCATGACAGCAACTCACTCTCATGCCTCACCTTTCACTCCACTGGAAAACCTCATCTGCCCAGTTTTCTTTGGCTCCGTTTCCAGTGGACACACAAGTCACCATCACGATCAGCACGGGGCCTCCCATGAGGTTTCCCATCCCCCGCCTCCTCCTGCCAAGTCAAAAGAGGAGCTGAATGAAGGctcaaggaaaaggaaagcaaaaaaagctgaataa